The following proteins are co-located in the Cyprinus carpio isolate SPL01 chromosome B19, ASM1834038v1, whole genome shotgun sequence genome:
- the LOC109111220 gene encoding RNA-binding protein 24-like — protein MHTTQKDTTYTKIFVGGLPYHTTDSSLRKYFEVFGEIEEAVVITDRQTGKSRGYGFVTMADRSAADRACKDPNPIIDGRKANVNLAYLGAKPRVMQPGFTFGVPQIHPAFIQRPYGIPTHYVYPQAFMQPSMVIPHIQPAAASATASSPYIDYTGAAYAQYASAATAAAAAAYEQYPYAASPAATAYVANAGYGYAMQQPLATAAPGSAAAAAAFGQYPPQQLQAERMQ, from the exons ATGCATACCACCCAAAAGGACACCACTTATACCAAGATATTTGTCGGTGGTCTTCCGTATCATACGACGGATTCCAGTCTGAGGAaatattttgaagtgtttggcGAAATAGAAGAAGCTGTGGTAATTACCGACAGACAGACTGGAAAGTCCAGGGGTTATGGATTT GTGACTATGGCAGACCGCTCCGCTGCAGACAGAGCCTGTAAAGACCCCAACCCCATCATCGACGGCAGGAAAGCCAACGTTAACCTGGCTTATCTCGGAGCCAAGCCACGGGTGATGCAGCCAG GTTTTACCTTCGGTGTCCCTCAGATTCACCCAGCTTTCATCCAAAGACCATATGG GATCCCCACTCACTACGTGTACCCACAGGCCTTCATGCAGCCCAGTATGGTCATCCCTCACATCCAGCCAGCGGCGGCCTCCGCCACCGCGTCCTCACCTTACATCGACTACACCGGTGCAGCCTACGCACAGTACGCCAGTGCCGCAACCGCTGCAGCCGCTGCAGCCTACGAGCAGTACCCATACGCTGCCTCTCCCGCTGCAACCGCCTACGTAGCTAATGCCGGCTATGGCTACGCCATGCAGCAGCCACTGGCCACCGCCGCGCCGGGGTCTGCAGCCGCAGCTGCGGCCTTCGGTCAATACCCGCCCCAGCAGCTGCAAGCGGAACGGATGCAATAG